In the Arachis ipaensis cultivar K30076 chromosome B10, Araip1.1, whole genome shotgun sequence genome, one interval contains:
- the LOC107621623 gene encoding probable NAD(P)H dehydrogenase (quinone) FQR1-like 1 — protein MYGHVEKLAQEIKKGAASVEGIEVKISQVPETLPEEVLGKMGAPPKTDAPIITADELAMADGFVFGFPTRFGMMPAQFKAFLDSTGGLWRTQQLAGKPAEIFYSTGSQGGGQETTALTAITQLVHHGMIFVPIGYTFGAGMFELENVKGGSPYGAGTYAGDGSRQPSQLELDQAFHQGKYLASITKKLKKEQAA, from the exons ATGTATGGACATGTTGAGAAGCTAGCACAAGAAATCAAGAAAGGCGCTGCTTCGGTAGAAGGCATTGAGGTCAAAATATCGCAG GTGCCTGAGACACTGCCAGAAGAAGTGCTTGGTAAGATGGGTGCACCACCAAAGACTGATGCACCAATCATCACCGCCGACGAGCTGGCCATGGCTGATGGTTTTGTCTTTGGCTTTCCTACTAGATTCGGGATGATGCCTGCTCAATTTAAGGCTTTCCTAGATTCCACCGGAGGTCTATGGAGGACACAACAGCTTGCAGGCAAGCCTGCCGAAATCTTCTATAGCACCGGTTCCCAGGGTGGCGGACAAGAGACGACAGC GCTTACTGCTATCACTCAGCTTGTGCATCACGGAATGATATTCGTTCCGATCGGATACACATTTGGTGCCGGCATGTTTGAGTTGGAGAACGTGAAAGGTGGAAGCCCATACGGGGCCGGAACTTATGCCGGTGATGGCTCAAGGCAGCCATCTCAGCTTGAGTTGGACCAAGCATTCCACCAAGGAAAGTACCTTGCATCCATCACAAAGAAGCTCAAGAAGGAACAAGCTGCATAA